The following coding sequences are from one Candidatus Kapaibacterium sp. window:
- a CDS encoding bifunctional 3-deoxy-7-phosphoheptulonate synthase/chorismate mutase produces MFNNIEKLRQEIDNIDDKIVQLLINRKAHSDGIIQQKVNAQIPIYDSDRELDILNRLKTKFHKQIDSFQIEHIFGDILFYSKIDYFKFSGLQNLSLERILAETPFIIAGPCTVENHEQMDSVAQKLSNLGIRLLRGGAYKPRTSPMSFQGLENEGIRLLKETAQKYDMFVVSEFTDSEQLEKHYDEVDIIQIGSRNMTSSGFLKQVGRRTSKDKKPVILKRGFASTINEFLLASQYIINEGNPNVMLCLRGIRSFEQIESELRYTPDLASIVELKRNSPLKVIFDPSHATGKASYVYPVSKAALELGADGLMIECHVNPEESVSDSSQTISPQELERILKLIIR; encoded by the coding sequence ATGTTTAATAATATTGAAAAATTGAGGCAAGAAATTGATAACATTGACGACAAAATCGTTCAGTTGCTTATTAATAGGAAGGCTCATTCCGACGGCATCATCCAACAAAAAGTCAATGCTCAAATTCCGATTTATGATTCCGACAGAGAGCTGGACATATTGAATAGGCTCAAAACAAAATTTCATAAGCAAATTGACAGTTTTCAGATTGAGCACATCTTTGGCGACATTTTGTTCTATTCAAAAATTGACTATTTCAAGTTTTCAGGCTTGCAAAATCTAAGTCTTGAGAGAATTTTAGCGGAGACTCCCTTTATAATTGCCGGACCATGCACTGTAGAAAATCACGAACAAATGGATAGCGTTGCTCAAAAACTGAGTAATCTTGGAATAAGACTATTAAGAGGTGGTGCCTATAAGCCGCGTACATCGCCAATGTCATTTCAGGGGCTCGAAAACGAAGGAATTCGATTGCTTAAGGAAACGGCTCAAAAGTATGATATGTTTGTAGTCAGCGAATTCACTGATTCAGAGCAATTGGAAAAGCATTATGACGAAGTGGATATAATCCAAATCGGCAGTCGGAATATGACGTCATCGGGTTTTTTGAAACAAGTCGGACGTCGCACGTCAAAGGACAAAAAGCCTGTTATACTAAAGCGAGGTTTCGCTTCCACAATTAATGAATTTTTGCTTGCATCACAATACATCATAAATGAGGGCAATCCGAATGTTATGCTTTGTTTGCGAGGTATTCGTTCTTTTGAACAAATCGAATCAGAATTGCGTTATACTCCCGACTTAGCATCTATTGTCGAGTTGAAACGAAATTCGCCTTTGAAAGTTATTTTTGACCCGTCACATGCAACCGGAAAAGCAAGTTATGTTTATCCTGTTTCTAAAGCGGCTTTGGAGCTTGGTGCAGACGGACTTATGATTGAATGTCATGTTAATCCGGAGGAATCTGTGTCGGATTCGTCACAGACAATTTCTCCACAAGAATTGGAAAGGATTTTGAAACTAATAATTAGATGA